Proteins from one Capricornis sumatraensis isolate serow.1 chromosome 2, serow.2, whole genome shotgun sequence genomic window:
- the LOC138073364 gene encoding olfactory receptor 9S13-like, translated as MSPQGDGNLSVMSLQEFVLDGFEGGPQTQALLFALFLALYVVAVLGNLTMMVVITLDARLHSPMYFFLKNLSFLDLCYSSVITPKALVNFLSSSKVITFEGCIIQFFFFALLGTTEAFLLAVMAYDRFVAICSPLHYPITMCPSVCACLVLGSYCGGCLNSILETSFTFSLPFCSSNHIDHFLCDVPPLLKLACADTTINELVMFGLCGLIIMGTTLVVLISYGYITVTILRMRSGGGRHKLFSTCGSHMTAVSLFYGTVFVMYAQPGAVASMEQGKVVSVFYTLVIPMLNPLIYSLRNKDVKDALRRLGQRHTAT; from the coding sequence ATGTCACCCCAAGGCGATGGAAACCTCTCGGTGATGTCTTTGCAGGAGTTTGTGCTGGATGGATTTGAGGGTGGTCCGCAGACCCAGGCCCTGCTCTTTGCTCTATTCCTGGCTCTGTACGTGGTGGCCGTCCTGGGGAACCTCACCATGATGGTGGTCATCACGCTGGATGCCCGTCTGCACTCCCCAATGTACTTCTTCCTCAAGAACCTCTCCTTTCTGGACCTGTGTTACTCATCTGTCATCACCCCCAAGGCCCTGGTCAACTTCCTGTCCTCCTCCAAGGTCATCACCTTTGAGGGATGTAtcattcaatttttcttttttgccctaCTGGGCACCACAGAGGCATTTCTCCTGgccgtgatggcctatgaccgcttcgTGGCCATCTGCAGCCCCCTGCACTACCCCATCACCATGTGCCCCTCGGTCTGTGCCTGCCTGGTGCTGGGCTCCTACTGTGGGGGCTGCCTCAACTCCATCCTGGAGACCAGCTTCACATTCAGCCTCCCGTTCTGCAGCTCCAACCACATCGACCACTTCCTCTGTGATGTCCCTCCATTGCTCAAGCTTGCCTGTGCTGACACTACCATCAATGAGCTGGTTATGTTTGGCCTCTGTGGCCTCATCATCATGGGCACCACACTTGTGGTCCTCATCTCCTATGGCTACATCACAGTGACCATCCTGAGGATGCGCTCAGGGGGAGGGAGGCACAAACTCTTCTCCACTTGCGGCTCCCACATGACAGCCGTGTCCCTCTTTTATGGGACCGTTTTTGTCATGTATGCCCAGCCGGGAGCTGTGGCGTCCATGGAGCAGGGCAAGGTGGTATCCGTCTTCTACACCCTGGTCATCCCGATGCTCAACCCCCTCATCTACAGCCTGAGAAACAAGGACGTGAAGGATGCCCTGCGGAGACTGGGGCAGAGACACACAGCCACGTGA